In Myotis daubentonii chromosome 16, mMyoDau2.1, whole genome shotgun sequence, one DNA window encodes the following:
- the ARRB2 gene encoding beta-arrestin-2, with product MGEKPGTRVFKKSSPNCKLTVYLGKRDFVDHLDKVDPVDGVVLVDPDYLKDRKVFVTLTCAFRYGREDLDVLGLSFRKDLFIATYQAFPPTSNPPRPPTRLQDRLLRKLGQHAHPFFFTIPQNLPCSVTLQPGPEDTGKACGVDFEIRAFCAKSLEEKSHKRNSVRLVIRKVQFAPEKPGPQPSAETTRHFLMSDRSLHLEASLDKELYYHGEPLSVNVHVTNNSTKTIKKIKVSVRQYADICLFSTAQYKCPVAQIEQDDQVSPSSTFCKVYTVTPLLSDNREKRGLALDGKLKHEDTNLASSTIVKEGANKEVLGILVSYRVKVKLVVARGGDVSVELPFVLMHPKPHDHVTPPRPQSATPETDAPVDTNLIEFDTNYATDDDIVFEDFARLRLKGMKDEDYDDQFC from the exons GGTCTTCAAGAAGTCGAGCCCTAACTGCAAG CTCACTGTGTACTTGGGCAAGCGGGACTTTGTAGATCACCTGGACAAAGTGGATCCCGTAG ATGGCGTGGTGCTTGTGGACCCTGACTACTTGAAGGACCGCAAAG TGTTTGTGACCCTCACCTGCGCCTTTCGCTATGGCCGTGAAGACCTGGATGTGCTGGGCTTGTCCTTCCGCAAAGACCTGTTCATCGCCACCTACCAGGCCTTCCCCCCAACGTCCAAcccgccccggccccccaccCGCCTGCAGGACCGGCTGCTGAGGAAGCTGGGCCAGCATGCCCACCCCTTTTTTTTCACA ATACCCCAGAATCTGCCCTGCTCCGTCACCCTGCAGCCGGGCCCAGAGGACACAGGGAAG GCCTGTGGCGTAGACTTCGAGATCCGAGCCTTCTGTGCCAAATCACTAGAAGAGAAAAGCCATAAAAG GAACTCTGTGCGGCTGGTGATCCGAAAGGTGCAGTTTGCCCCAGAGAAACCCGGCCCCCAGCCTTCAGCTGAAACCACACGCCACTTCCTCATGTCCGACCGGTCCCTGCACCTTGAGGCTTCCCTGGACAAGGAG CTGTACTACCACGGGGAGCCCCTCAGCGTCAATGTTCACGTCACCAACAACTCCACCAAGACTATCAAGAAGATCAAAGTCTCTG TGAGACAGTATGCCGACATCTGCCTCTTCAGCACTGCCCAGTACAAGTGCCCCGTGGCTCAGATCGAACAAGA TGACCAAGTATCTCCCAGTTCCACGTTCTGCAAGGTGTACACCGTAACCCCGCTGCTCAGTGACAACCGGGAGAAGCGTGGCCTTGCCCTGGATGGGAAGCTCAAGCACGAGGACACCAACCTGGCTTCTAGCACCAT CGTGAAAGAGGGTGCCAACAAGGAGGTGCTGGGGATCCTGGTGTCGTACAGGGTCAAGGTGAAGCTGGTGGTGGCCCGCGGTGG ggatgTCTCAGTGGAGCTGCCTTTTGTTCTTATGCACCCCAAGCCCCATGACCACGTCACCCCCCCCAGACCTCAGTCAG CTACTCCTGAAACAGATGCCCCTGTGGACACCAACCTCATTGAATTTGATACCAA CTACGCCACAGATGATGACATCGTATTTGAGGACTTTGCCCGGCTTCGGCTGAAGGGGATGAAGGATGAGGACTACGACGACCAGTTCTGCTAG